The following are from one region of the Segatella oris genome:
- the ald gene encoding alanine dehydrogenase codes for MKIGIPKEIKNNENRVGMTPAGVNELCKHGHEVYVQHTAGENSGFKDADYEAVGAKILPDITDVYAQADMIVKVKEPIAPEYALVRKGQVVFTYFHFACERALTEAMIKSGAVCIAYETVQKEDGSLPLLVPMSEVAGRMAVLNGAHYLQTTKGGNGRLISGVPGVLPARVLVLGGGTVGEAAARMASGLGAEVTIADVNLPRLRQLGINLPPNVHTLYSSDYNIRKQLPMTDIVIGSVLVPGDKAPKLITRDMLALMQRGSVLVDVAIDQGGCFETSRPTTHSEPVYEVDGILHYCVANIPGAVPNTSTSALTNATLHYTVALADKGWQQACREDEALCKGLNIVNGKVTYKAVAEVFGLDYCPAF; via the coding sequence ATGAAAATCGGTATTCCAAAGGAAATTAAGAACAATGAGAACCGTGTTGGCATGACTCCTGCAGGCGTAAACGAACTCTGTAAGCATGGTCATGAAGTCTACGTGCAGCATACCGCGGGCGAGAATAGCGGCTTTAAGGATGCAGATTATGAGGCAGTAGGTGCTAAAATCCTGCCTGATATCACGGATGTCTATGCCCAGGCAGATATGATTGTGAAGGTGAAGGAACCTATAGCGCCCGAGTATGCGCTTGTTCGTAAGGGGCAGGTGGTGTTCACCTATTTCCATTTCGCCTGCGAACGGGCACTCACCGAGGCAATGATCAAGAGCGGAGCTGTGTGTATTGCTTATGAAACAGTGCAGAAAGAAGACGGTTCTTTGCCGTTGCTTGTACCGATGAGTGAGGTTGCAGGGCGTATGGCTGTACTCAATGGAGCACATTATCTACAGACCACGAAGGGAGGAAATGGCAGACTTATCAGTGGTGTTCCGGGCGTTTTACCGGCTCGTGTGCTTGTACTTGGCGGTGGAACTGTGGGCGAAGCCGCTGCAAGAATGGCTTCCGGGCTCGGTGCCGAGGTGACGATTGCCGATGTAAACCTGCCGCGTTTGCGTCAATTGGGCATCAATCTGCCGCCCAATGTCCATACACTTTATTCGTCAGACTATAACATTCGCAAGCAACTTCCCATGACAGATATTGTCATTGGCTCTGTACTTGTGCCGGGTGACAAGGCACCTAAGCTCATCACGCGCGACATGTTGGCCCTCATGCAGCGCGGTTCAGTGCTCGTGGATGTGGCTATCGACCAAGGCGGTTGCTTCGAAACCTCTCGTCCGACGACCCATTCCGAACCTGTTTATGAGGTCGATGGCATCCTCCACTATTGTGTGGCCAACATTCCGGGTGCCGTGCCTAATACGTCAACTTCCGCCTTGACAAATGCCACTTTGCATTATACCGTGGCGCTTGCCGATAAGGGTTGGCAACAGGCTTGCCGTGAAGACGAAGCCCTTTGCAAGGGACTGAACATCGTAAATGGCAAGGTAACCTATAAAGCAGTTGCTGAAGTGTTTGGCTTAGACTATTGTCCTGCGTTTTAA
- a CDS encoding DUF5020 family protein produces MKKSVLMPLLLLLALGATAQNVQLHYDLGHSLYKDLTNRPSVTTTVEMFKPDKWGSTYLFTDIDYQRDGVAGAYWEVSREFNLTKNKQWAAHIEYNGGLSSDENSWQATRFQHAVLLGGAWNWHSTDFSKTFSVQAMYKYYFKNRHYGAHPFSGFQLTEVWGMTFAHGLCTFSGFCDLWYNPNVNGKLIVLSEPQFWFNLNALKGMQGVNLSLGSEVELSNNFVWNKRGEHNRFYALPTIAAKWTF; encoded by the coding sequence ATGAAAAAATCTGTTCTCATGCCACTGCTCCTGCTCCTTGCCTTGGGAGCGACGGCACAGAATGTGCAATTGCACTACGACCTCGGTCATTCTCTCTACAAAGACCTTACAAACAGGCCTTCGGTTACTACCACTGTAGAAATGTTCAAGCCTGACAAATGGGGCAGTACTTACTTATTTACCGACATAGACTATCAGAGAGACGGCGTTGCGGGAGCCTATTGGGAGGTTTCACGCGAGTTCAATCTCACCAAAAACAAGCAGTGGGCAGCCCACATTGAATATAATGGCGGACTCTCTTCTGACGAAAACAGTTGGCAGGCAACGCGCTTCCAACATGCTGTGTTGTTAGGAGGTGCATGGAATTGGCATAGTACTGACTTCTCAAAGACATTCTCCGTGCAGGCCATGTACAAGTATTATTTCAAAAACAGACACTATGGTGCACACCCTTTCAGCGGCTTCCAGCTGACCGAAGTGTGGGGGATGACGTTCGCACATGGACTTTGCACCTTCAGCGGTTTCTGCGACTTATGGTACAATCCCAATGTAAATGGCAAGCTTATCGTGTTGAGTGAGCCGCAGTTCTGGTTTAATCTCAACGCATTGAAAGGCATGCAGGGCGTCAATCTGAGCCTCGGCAGCGAGGTTGAACTGAGCAACAACTTCGTCTGGAACAAGCGGGGAGAACACAACCGCTTTTATGCTTTGCCGACAATAGCAGCAAAATGGACTTTCTGA
- the recA gene encoding recombinase RecA: MAKEAVANQQSEKLKALQAAMSKIEKDFGKGSIMRMGDEQIENVETIPTGSIGLDVALGVGGYPRGRIIEIYGPESSGKTTLAIHAIAEAQKKGGIAAFIDAEHAFDRFYAAKLGVDVDNLWISQPDNGEQALQIADELIRSSAVDILVVDSVAALTPKKEIEGDMGDNVVGLQARLMSQALRKLTSTISKTNTCCIFINQLREKIGVMFGSPETTTGGNALKFYSSVRLDIRRVTSLKDGDNIIGNQVRVKVVKNKVAPPFRKAEFEIMFGEGISKVGEILDLGVEYGIIQKSGSWFSYNSSKLAQGRDATKALLRDNPELCEELEGLITQAIEDKKA; the protein is encoded by the coding sequence ATGGCAAAAGAAGCAGTGGCTAACCAGCAAAGCGAGAAGCTGAAAGCTTTGCAGGCAGCAATGTCTAAGATAGAAAAAGACTTTGGTAAAGGCTCTATCATGCGTATGGGTGATGAGCAGATTGAGAATGTAGAAACGATCCCTACAGGCAGTATAGGTCTTGATGTGGCGCTTGGTGTGGGCGGATATCCACGTGGTCGCATCATCGAGATATATGGCCCGGAGTCGTCAGGTAAGACTACTTTGGCCATTCATGCTATTGCAGAAGCACAGAAGAAGGGCGGTATTGCAGCATTCATTGATGCTGAACACGCTTTCGATCGCTTCTATGCAGCAAAGTTGGGCGTTGATGTTGACAACCTTTGGATAAGCCAACCCGACAACGGAGAACAGGCTTTGCAGATTGCCGACGAGCTGATTCGCTCGAGTGCTGTTGATATTCTCGTGGTCGATTCAGTTGCTGCACTGACTCCGAAGAAAGAGATTGAGGGCGATATGGGCGACAACGTTGTCGGTTTGCAGGCCAGATTGATGAGTCAGGCATTGAGAAAACTCACCTCAACTATCAGTAAAACCAACACCTGTTGTATCTTTATCAACCAGTTGCGCGAGAAGATTGGCGTGATGTTTGGTAGTCCAGAGACCACAACCGGTGGTAATGCACTGAAGTTCTACAGTAGTGTTCGTCTTGATATTCGCCGTGTAACAAGTCTCAAAGACGGCGATAACATCATTGGAAATCAAGTGCGCGTGAAGGTTGTGAAGAATAAGGTTGCACCGCCATTCCGCAAGGCAGAGTTCGAAATTATGTTCGGAGAAGGCATCAGCAAGGTAGGGGAAATCCTTGATCTTGGTGTAGAATACGGCATCATTCAGAAGAGTGGAAGCTGGTTTAGCTATAACAGTTCGAAGCTTGCGCAGGGCCGTGACGCCACGAAAGCATTGCTTCGCGACAATCCCGAGCTGTGCGAAGAACTCGAAGGTCTTATCACACAGGCCATTGAAGACAAGAAAGCATAG